The Hymenobacter sp. DG01 genome has a segment encoding these proteins:
- the galK gene encoding galactokinase, with amino-acid sequence MQLAHAIATSFRQQFQHEPLLVRAPGRVNLIGEHTDYNAGFVLPAAVDKEIFFAVGLNQTDTIRLVAHDLNKRFSVAAAGVQRSSTGWANYLLGVVAQFQKRGIVVPGFDCVFGGNIPMGAGMSSSAAVECGLAFALDHLLGTQLDRMTLAHMAQKAEHEFALVQCGLMDQFASLFGRQGQVVRLDCRSLEYEYFPFDTTAAQVVLCNSGVKHSLASSEYNTRRQECEQGVAVLRQHYPTLETLRDATPEQVQQHAAELGDVVYRRCRYVTEENRRVEAAGRHLLAGDLQAFGQEMYASHAGLRDQYEVSCRELDVLVATAQSAPGVYGARMMGGGFGGCTINLVAPAQVESFIAHQTAAYQQQLGLSLETYTASIVAGVSEYPAPAEG; translated from the coding sequence ATGCAGCTAGCCCACGCCATTGCCACCTCGTTTCGCCAACAGTTTCAGCATGAGCCCCTGCTGGTGCGGGCACCCGGCCGCGTCAACCTAATTGGGGAACACACCGACTACAACGCCGGCTTCGTGCTGCCAGCAGCCGTGGACAAGGAAATTTTCTTTGCCGTGGGCCTGAACCAGACCGACACCATCCGGCTGGTAGCCCACGACCTGAACAAGCGGTTTTCGGTAGCGGCGGCCGGGGTGCAGCGCTCCTCCACGGGCTGGGCTAACTACTTGTTGGGCGTGGTGGCGCAGTTTCAGAAACGGGGCATAGTGGTGCCAGGCTTCGACTGCGTGTTCGGGGGCAATATTCCGATGGGAGCGGGTATGTCGTCGTCGGCGGCGGTAGAGTGCGGGCTGGCTTTTGCCCTGGACCACCTGCTGGGTACGCAGCTCGACCGTATGACTCTGGCCCACATGGCCCAGAAAGCCGAGCACGAGTTTGCCCTGGTGCAGTGTGGCCTCATGGACCAGTTTGCCAGCCTCTTCGGCCGCCAAGGCCAGGTGGTGCGCCTCGACTGCCGCTCTTTAGAGTACGAGTACTTCCCCTTCGACACGACGGCGGCACAGGTGGTGCTCTGCAACTCGGGCGTGAAACACTCCCTGGCCAGCTCCGAGTACAACACCCGCCGCCAAGAGTGCGAGCAGGGCGTGGCTGTACTGCGCCAGCACTACCCTACCCTTGAAACCCTGCGCGACGCTACCCCCGAGCAGGTGCAGCAGCACGCGGCCGAGCTGGGCGACGTGGTGTACCGGCGCTGCCGCTACGTGACGGAGGAAAACCGGCGGGTAGAGGCAGCCGGGCGGCACCTGCTGGCCGGCGATCTGCAGGCTTTTGGCCAGGAAATGTACGCCTCCCATGCCGGCCTGCGCGACCAGTACGAGGTAAGCTGTCGGGAGCTAGACGTGCTGGTGGCTACGGCCCAATCGGCGCCCGGCGTGTACGGGGCCCGCATGATGGGTGGTGGCTTCGGGGGCTGTACTATTAACTTGGTGGCGCCGGCCCAGGTAGAGTCCTTTATTGCCCACCAAACGGCGGCCTACCAGCAGCAGCTGGGCCTTTCCCTCGAAACTTACACGGCCTCCATCGTGGCCGGCGTCAGTGAGTATCCGGCTCCGGCGGAGGGGTAG
- a CDS encoding NAD(P)/FAD-dependent oxidoreductase translates to MPPRHRLPAQSLPDIDVAIIGAGSAGLSAALVLGRCLRKVVVLDGGAPRNTPSPAVQGFFTRDGTQPADLLRLGREQLAAYATVEIREARVVSLTPLGPFFELTLEGTTGRTSTLTARKVLLATGVEDELPPIDGMRDLWGRGVLHCPYCHGWEVRDQPLAVYGRAKMVTGLALLVSRWSKDVVACIDGPGFLTENARRRLRQQKIQVREEPVVRLEGTTEGELRYIVFASGEKLARTAVFIHAHQHQRSTLAEQMGCRLTSKGAIWVDKKQQTTVRGLYAAGDITPGTQQAILAAAEGSATAISINETLTREECPK, encoded by the coding sequence ATGCCTCCCCGTCACCGCCTGCCTGCCCAGTCTCTCCCCGATATCGACGTTGCTATTATAGGTGCCGGCAGCGCCGGCCTTAGCGCCGCGCTGGTGCTGGGTCGCTGCCTGCGCAAGGTGGTGGTGCTGGATGGGGGTGCCCCGCGCAACACGCCCTCGCCCGCCGTGCAGGGCTTCTTCACCCGTGACGGAACCCAGCCCGCCGATTTACTACGCCTGGGTCGGGAACAGCTGGCGGCCTATGCTACCGTCGAAATCCGGGAAGCTCGGGTGGTGAGCTTGACCCCACTAGGCCCTTTCTTCGAGCTGACCCTGGAAGGCACCACAGGCCGCACCTCCACCCTCACGGCCCGGAAGGTACTGCTGGCTACGGGCGTGGAAGATGAGCTACCACCCATTGACGGTATGCGCGACCTGTGGGGACGTGGGGTGCTACACTGCCCCTACTGCCACGGTTGGGAAGTGCGCGACCAGCCGCTGGCCGTGTACGGCCGCGCCAAAATGGTAACCGGCCTGGCTTTGCTGGTGAGTCGCTGGAGCAAGGATGTGGTGGCCTGTATTGATGGGCCTGGCTTCCTGACCGAAAATGCCCGCCGCCGCCTGCGCCAGCAGAAAATCCAGGTGCGCGAAGAGCCGGTTGTACGGCTGGAAGGTACCACGGAGGGTGAGCTGCGGTACATTGTATTCGCCTCGGGCGAGAAGCTGGCCCGCACAGCTGTGTTCATCCATGCCCATCAGCACCAGCGCAGCACCCTGGCCGAGCAGATGGGGTGCCGCCTGACCAGCAAGGGCGCCATCTGGGTTGATAAAAAGCAGCAGACTACAGTGCGCGGCCTCTACGCCGCCGGTGACATTACGCCAGGTACCCAGCAGGCCATTCTGGCTGCCGCCGAGGGTAGCGCCACCGCCATCAGCATCAATGAGACTCTGACCCGGGAAGAATGTCCGAAGTAG
- a CDS encoding BamA/TamA family outer membrane protein produces the protein MLVALCPGSAARTQQAPALNLPAPPMPPAPAAVLRPARPVVVQLLTEASDRSLLRPYRYRTTLPDSLSALREVRTLVLALQADAYLTASADEVQWHRDTLRVQLYVGEKFRWARLRNGNLGDGLLTRAGYREKLFREQPLQPQEWARLQQNILHEAENQGYPFATIGLDSVALRGADVEGRIVLRRGPAVVFDSLQIVGKTKTRARFLTKYLQLEPNQPFSQQRVQEAARRLRQLPYLQLKAEPEVRFARGRARVYFLLEDRTSNQFDAIVGVLPNPNPGIGQKRIQITGDVTINLRNISGGGKGIGVQWRKLDANSQLLDAQYAHPAFFGTPLELDGSFNLLKQDTLFLTSRPRLQLAYPLANAGRLSFFVEWRNSRLLTTDTTLRQLPANIDSRFTSYGLAYTWSTLDDPYFPRRGLLAAGQGSIGTKRISKNANLSEALYDGLALRSTQVSLGLRVEQYFRVGRSGVLLARLRGEALVNERLFLNDLFRVGGLATLRGFNELNYYASQYAVGTAEFRQFTGPDAYVFLFVDQGYLRRDLPADPLPHDTPTGLGAGLSFRTGAGQFQFVYALGRDQQQKFALNAGKIHFGITSRF, from the coding sequence TTGCTTGTTGCGCTATGCCCCGGCAGTGCCGCCCGGACCCAGCAGGCGCCCGCCCTGAACCTGCCCGCGCCGCCCATGCCGCCGGCTCCGGCCGCTGTGCTACGGCCGGCGCGGCCGGTGGTCGTGCAGCTGCTGACGGAGGCCTCCGACCGTTCCCTACTGCGCCCATACCGCTACCGCACCACCCTACCCGATTCGCTGTCGGCTTTGCGCGAGGTGCGGACCCTGGTGCTGGCCCTGCAGGCGGATGCCTACCTCACGGCCTCGGCCGACGAGGTGCAGTGGCACCGCGACACGCTGCGGGTGCAGCTGTACGTGGGCGAGAAATTCCGCTGGGCCCGCCTGCGCAACGGCAACCTCGGCGACGGCCTGCTCACCCGGGCCGGCTACCGCGAGAAACTGTTTCGGGAGCAGCCCCTGCAGCCCCAGGAGTGGGCCCGCCTGCAGCAGAACATTCTCCATGAGGCCGAAAATCAGGGCTACCCCTTCGCTACCATCGGGCTGGACTCCGTGGCCTTGCGCGGGGCCGATGTGGAGGGCCGCATTGTGCTGCGGCGCGGCCCGGCCGTGGTGTTCGACTCCCTACAGATAGTGGGCAAAACCAAAACCCGGGCCCGGTTCCTGACCAAGTATCTGCAGCTGGAGCCCAACCAGCCCTTTAGTCAGCAGCGCGTGCAGGAAGCGGCCCGGCGCCTGCGCCAGCTGCCCTACCTCCAGCTCAAGGCCGAACCCGAAGTGCGCTTTGCCCGCGGCCGGGCCCGGGTGTATTTCCTGCTCGAAGACCGCACCTCCAATCAGTTTGATGCCATTGTGGGCGTGCTGCCCAACCCCAACCCGGGCATCGGCCAGAAGCGCATCCAGATTACCGGCGACGTGACCATTAACCTGCGCAATATCAGTGGGGGCGGCAAGGGCATTGGGGTGCAGTGGCGTAAGCTCGATGCTAACTCGCAGCTGTTGGATGCCCAGTATGCGCACCCGGCCTTCTTTGGCACCCCGCTGGAGTTGGATGGCTCCTTTAACTTGCTCAAGCAGGATACCCTGTTTCTGACCTCGCGCCCCCGCCTGCAGCTGGCCTACCCCCTGGCTAATGCCGGGCGGCTGTCGTTTTTTGTGGAGTGGCGCAATTCCCGCCTGCTCACCACCGATACTACCCTGCGGCAGCTGCCCGCCAACATCGATTCCCGGTTTACCTCCTACGGCCTCGCCTACACCTGGAGCACCCTCGACGACCCCTACTTTCCGCGGCGCGGCCTGTTGGCTGCCGGGCAGGGCTCTATCGGAACCAAGCGCATCAGCAAGAACGCCAACCTCAGCGAGGCTCTTTACGACGGGCTGGCCCTGCGCTCCACCCAGGTCAGCCTGGGGCTGCGTGTAGAGCAGTATTTCCGGGTAGGGCGGAGCGGAGTGCTGCTGGCCCGCTTACGCGGCGAAGCACTCGTGAATGAGCGCCTGTTCCTCAACGACCTGTTCCGGGTAGGCGGGCTGGCCACCCTCCGGGGTTTCAATGAGCTGAATTACTACGCCAGCCAGTACGCGGTAGGCACGGCCGAGTTCCGGCAGTTCACTGGCCCCGATGCCTACGTGTTTCTGTTCGTGGACCAGGGCTATCTGCGCCGCGACCTGCCGGCCGACCCGCTTCCCCACGATACGCCCACGGGCCTGGGCGCGGGCCTGAGCTTTCGTACCGGCGCCGGACAGTTCCAGTTCGTGTATGCCCTCGGCCGCGACCAGCAGCAGAAGTTCGCGCTGAACGCCGGCAAAATTCACTTCGGCATCACTAGCCGGTTTTAG
- a CDS encoding alpha/beta fold hydrolase, whose amino-acid sequence MFYLLPGLGADERVFRNLLPRLHGQTRVMPWLTPTPDETLPHYAARMAADIPPEAEGLLVGVSFGGVVGLEINRLRPRLRTVLISSIPDSSCLPPLLRLIRASGVYRLFPPQWLKLFPRAGQWYFGVKDGEEYRLFKEILRDMEPVYTRWAIHRLLHWDSTHVGRSIQILGTQDRVFPPGPTPVEYLIRGGGHFMVLSHAEEISQILNRLAQQERVAAF is encoded by the coding sequence ATGTTCTACCTTCTTCCCGGGCTGGGGGCCGATGAGCGGGTGTTCCGGAACCTGCTACCCCGGCTGCACGGCCAAACCCGGGTGATGCCCTGGCTGACGCCGACACCTGATGAAACCCTGCCCCACTATGCGGCCCGGATGGCTGCCGACATTCCTCCGGAGGCCGAAGGCCTGCTGGTGGGCGTGTCGTTTGGGGGCGTAGTGGGGCTGGAAATCAACCGCCTGCGGCCCCGGCTGAGGACTGTGCTCATCAGCAGTATCCCCGACTCCAGCTGCCTGCCGCCTCTGCTCCGCCTGATCCGGGCCAGCGGGGTGTACCGGCTGTTTCCGCCGCAGTGGCTGAAGCTGTTTCCGCGGGCGGGGCAGTGGTATTTCGGGGTGAAGGATGGGGAGGAGTACCGCCTGTTCAAGGAAATTCTGCGTGATATGGAGCCCGTGTACACCCGTTGGGCCATTCACCGCCTGCTGCACTGGGACAGTACCCACGTAGGACGCAGCATCCAGATTCTGGGCACCCAAGACCGGGTTTTTCCGCCCGGCCCTACCCCCGTGGAGTACCTGATTAGGGGTGGCGGCCACTTTATGGTGCTAAGCCACGCCGAGGAAATCAGCCAGATTCTGAACCGGTTAGCGCAGCAGGAGAGGGTAGCAGCATTCTAG
- a CDS encoding DUF5686 and carboxypeptidase-like regulatory domain-containing protein has product MKSVSLLLCLLLLLLGAPVAWAQKILFSGRVTEAATGQPVPFASVFVRGTSQGTTADDHGRYQLIVTGPVDTLVASAIGFAAQKRGVASAPAQQTVHFSLGSGSVSLGEVVVRPRENPAYVILRRVQQHKARNDKRNLRAFEFESYNRTEVSLNNLPDQISRRKVLRQMTQVADSLGISRDAQGKPVVPIFASEVLSRFYQNNEPLRKREEIVRTQMRGAAPREGSVVSQIMGSSFQDWDFYRNWQQLLGKDFISPIADGWKFTYEYELQDSVMLGPNFCYQIGVKPRRPQDLAFTGTIWITTDTYALRRLDLAVSPEANLNFVEQVRVYQEMAPTPAGGELPRRTRVVIGIKPTKGSTGVLARFTTVNSGFVVNQPKPLPFYDRPLETLASAFNGPKDFFDQNRPDSLSREEQATLMVLDSVRQLPAVRSLLELADVAVNGYYRVGKVDLGPILTAYSFNSIEGHRFRVGFRTTPELSRDWLLRTYLAYGTRDGRFKYGLRVQRVLDRRRWTVANFEHRQDLDQVALLDNDYALENPLFEASARLGNISSSRPLRRDLTTVALQSDLFRGFTQRVMLRHQQFRPLYPFAYYTQETRPGAPTNDHFDLSEIVLESRYARDEVLVENNQNRRTAIGLKRWPVFTLRYTLGVDDVLGSDFRYQKFNLLIDQSIRLGQLGRTDYRLDAGYIPSTVPYPVLKTHLGNQSPFYNSGAFNLMRYFEFVSDQYVAFRLENQFDGFLLNSLPAIKQLNWRLVATGNLLWGSVREANRRIIPQEDPVNGGPLPSFRPLGRTPYAEVGYGIENIFKVARVDFLHRLTYRDAPGARTFGVKVSFQFKL; this is encoded by the coding sequence ATGAAATCCGTGTCTTTGCTGCTTTGTCTGCTCCTGCTCCTGCTGGGCGCGCCGGTGGCCTGGGCGCAGAAAATACTATTCAGCGGCCGCGTAACAGAAGCAGCCACTGGGCAGCCTGTACCGTTTGCTTCCGTGTTTGTGCGCGGCACCAGCCAGGGCACCACCGCCGACGACCACGGACGCTACCAGCTGATTGTAACCGGCCCGGTTGATACCCTGGTAGCCTCCGCCATCGGCTTCGCGGCTCAGAAGCGTGGGGTAGCCTCTGCCCCCGCGCAGCAAACTGTCCACTTCAGCCTGGGCAGCGGCAGCGTATCACTGGGAGAGGTAGTAGTACGGCCCCGCGAGAATCCGGCCTACGTTATTCTGCGCCGGGTACAGCAGCACAAGGCCCGCAACGATAAGCGCAACCTGCGGGCTTTCGAGTTTGAGAGCTACAACCGTACGGAAGTATCACTCAACAACCTGCCCGACCAGATTAGTCGCCGCAAGGTGCTGCGCCAGATGACCCAGGTAGCTGACAGCCTGGGCATTTCGCGTGATGCTCAGGGCAAGCCCGTGGTGCCCATCTTCGCCTCCGAAGTTCTCTCACGCTTTTACCAGAACAACGAGCCTCTGCGCAAGCGCGAAGAAATTGTGCGCACCCAGATGCGCGGTGCGGCTCCCCGCGAGGGCTCAGTGGTGTCGCAGATTATGGGCTCCTCGTTTCAGGACTGGGACTTCTACCGCAACTGGCAGCAGCTGCTGGGTAAGGACTTTATTTCACCCATTGCCGACGGCTGGAAGTTCACGTACGAGTACGAGCTGCAGGACTCCGTAATGCTCGGGCCGAACTTTTGCTACCAGATTGGGGTGAAGCCGCGGCGGCCCCAGGATCTGGCCTTCACGGGCACCATCTGGATTACCACCGATACCTACGCCCTGCGCCGGCTGGACCTGGCCGTTAGCCCCGAGGCCAATCTTAACTTCGTGGAGCAGGTACGGGTGTACCAGGAAATGGCCCCTACCCCTGCGGGCGGCGAGCTGCCCCGCCGTACCCGGGTGGTTATCGGCATCAAGCCCACCAAGGGCAGCACGGGTGTACTGGCCCGGTTCACGACGGTCAACTCGGGCTTCGTGGTGAATCAGCCCAAGCCCCTGCCGTTCTACGACCGGCCCCTGGAAACCCTGGCCTCGGCCTTTAATGGCCCGAAGGATTTCTTTGACCAGAACCGCCCCGACTCCCTGAGCCGCGAGGAGCAGGCGACCCTGATGGTGCTCGACTCGGTGCGGCAGCTGCCGGCCGTACGCTCCTTGCTGGAGCTGGCCGATGTGGCCGTGAACGGCTACTACCGCGTGGGCAAGGTGGACCTGGGCCCTATCCTGACGGCGTATAGCTTCAACAGCATTGAGGGCCACCGCTTCCGGGTGGGCTTCCGGACTACCCCCGAGCTGAGCCGCGACTGGCTATTGCGTACCTACCTGGCCTATGGTACCCGCGACGGGCGCTTTAAGTACGGCCTGCGGGTGCAGCGCGTGCTGGACCGGCGCCGCTGGACCGTAGCCAACTTCGAGCACCGCCAGGACCTGGACCAGGTAGCCCTGCTCGACAACGATTATGCCTTGGAAAACCCATTGTTTGAGGCTTCGGCCCGCCTGGGCAATATCAGCAGCAGCCGGCCCCTGCGCCGCGACCTGACCACGGTGGCTTTGCAGTCAGACCTGTTCCGGGGGTTCACCCAGCGCGTGATGCTGCGCCACCAGCAGTTCCGGCCCCTGTACCCGTTTGCCTACTACACCCAGGAAACTCGCCCCGGCGCGCCCACCAACGACCACTTCGACCTGTCGGAAATCGTGCTGGAATCGCGCTACGCCCGCGACGAGGTGCTGGTAGAAAACAACCAGAACCGCCGCACGGCCATTGGCCTGAAGCGCTGGCCGGTGTTTACCCTGCGCTACACCCTGGGCGTGGACGACGTGCTGGGCTCGGATTTCCGCTACCAGAAATTCAACCTGCTCATCGACCAGAGCATCCGGCTGGGCCAGTTGGGCCGCACCGATTACCGCCTCGACGCGGGCTACATCCCGAGCACAGTGCCCTACCCCGTGCTGAAAACTCATCTGGGCAATCAGTCGCCCTTCTACAACTCCGGGGCCTTCAACCTGATGCGCTACTTTGAGTTCGTGAGCGACCAGTACGTGGCTTTCCGGCTGGAAAACCAGTTCGATGGCTTTCTGCTAAACTCCCTGCCGGCCATTAAGCAGCTGAACTGGCGGCTGGTGGCTACCGGCAACCTGCTTTGGGGCAGCGTCCGGGAGGCCAACCGGCGCATCATTCCCCAGGAAGACCCCGTCAATGGCGGACCCCTCCCCTCGTTTCGGCCCTTGGGCCGCACGCCCTATGCCGAGGTAGGCTACGGCATCGAGAACATCTTCAAGGTGGCGCGGGTCGATTTCCTGCACCGGCTTACCTACCGTGATGCGCCCGGCGCCCGCACCTTCGGCGTAAAGGTGAGCTTTCAGTTCAAGCTATAA
- the hemW gene encoding radical SAM family heme chaperone HemW, producing MSGLYLHIPFCKQACHYCDFHFSTSMALKSRFVEALTRELALRRDYLGADATLSTIYLGGGTPSLLTEAELNTIFEAIHRYFRVAPEAEITLEANPDDLTPTKVRELAASPVNRLSIGLQSFHEPHLRLMNRAHSAEESRAGVLRAQDAGFQNISVDLIYGVPAPDHGLWEADMAAAFALDVPHLSCYALTIEPDTVFGRQLKKGRFVAPPDDFVARQFELLLQEMHRHGYEQYEISNFCRPGHESRHNSAYWRGVPYLGLGPSAHSFNGHSRQYTVANNPQYVAAVLERGEVPATVEILSPQDRANEYLMTSLRTARGCDLAHLRDALGTDVSGQRAAYLQELQQTGLATLRGEVLQLTDAGKLLADHITLELFQG from the coding sequence ATGTCTGGTCTGTACCTTCATATTCCCTTCTGCAAGCAAGCCTGCCACTACTGCGACTTCCATTTCAGTACCTCCATGGCCCTGAAAAGTCGGTTTGTGGAAGCCCTGACCCGGGAGCTGGCCCTGCGTCGCGACTACCTTGGCGCCGATGCTACGCTCAGCACCATCTACCTGGGCGGAGGAACACCCTCCTTGCTGACGGAGGCCGAGCTGAATACGATTTTCGAGGCGATACACCGGTACTTCCGCGTGGCGCCCGAGGCCGAAATTACCCTGGAGGCCAACCCCGACGACCTGACCCCAACCAAGGTGCGCGAGCTGGCCGCCTCGCCGGTTAACCGCCTGAGTATAGGGCTGCAGAGCTTCCATGAGCCTCACCTGCGCCTAATGAACCGCGCCCACTCGGCTGAGGAGTCGAGGGCGGGGGTGTTACGGGCCCAGGACGCGGGCTTCCAGAATATTTCCGTGGATCTGATTTACGGCGTGCCGGCCCCTGACCACGGGCTGTGGGAGGCTGATATGGCCGCTGCCTTTGCGCTTGACGTGCCCCACCTTTCCTGCTATGCCCTTACCATTGAGCCTGACACAGTATTCGGGCGGCAGCTGAAGAAGGGCCGTTTTGTGGCCCCGCCCGACGACTTTGTGGCCCGGCAGTTTGAGTTGCTGCTTCAGGAAATGCACCGCCACGGCTACGAGCAGTACGAAATCAGTAACTTCTGTCGGCCCGGCCACGAGTCGCGCCACAACTCGGCGTACTGGCGCGGGGTGCCCTACCTGGGTCTGGGCCCCAGTGCCCACTCCTTCAACGGTCATAGCCGGCAGTACACCGTTGCCAACAACCCGCAGTACGTGGCCGCCGTGCTGGAGCGGGGCGAGGTACCGGCCACCGTAGAAATCCTCAGCCCTCAGGACCGCGCCAACGAGTACCTGATGACCAGCCTGCGCACGGCCCGGGGTTGCGACCTGGCTCACCTGCGCGACGCCCTGGGTACCGATGTGTCGGGGCAGCGCGCTGCCTACCTGCAGGAGTTGCAGCAAACCGGGCTGGCCACGCTCCGGGGCGAGGTGCTGCAGCTTACGGATGCGGGCAAGCTCCTGGCCGACCACATTACCCTGGAGCTATTTCAGGGGTAG
- a CDS encoding cyclase family protein: MLATYPYQGRTFAFDPAAPLDISLPLAPGAGQVNCFWAEPVQFEVIRVGSFVGSVAQGGSTNYQRVHLTPHGNGTHTECYGHISADPQATLDRCLRRFLFVARLVSVQARPQPNGDEVVLLEDVRRELKSGPDAHLRPEALVLRTLPNHKSKRSRQYSGTNPTYLEPALSEYLAAHHIEHLLLDLPSVDREEDGGQLLAHHAFWQYPAATRTAATITELIFVPDEVEDGLYLLNLQVTSLTLDASPSKPILYALYSGG, from the coding sequence ATGCTCGCTACATACCCGTACCAGGGCCGCACGTTTGCCTTCGACCCGGCGGCACCGCTGGATATTTCTTTGCCCCTGGCTCCCGGCGCGGGGCAGGTGAACTGCTTCTGGGCCGAGCCGGTGCAGTTCGAGGTGATTCGGGTGGGTAGCTTCGTGGGCAGCGTGGCGCAGGGCGGCAGCACCAACTACCAGCGCGTGCACCTCACGCCCCACGGCAACGGCACCCATACCGAGTGCTACGGCCACATTTCCGCTGACCCCCAGGCCACCCTTGACCGGTGCCTGCGGCGGTTTCTGTTCGTGGCCCGGCTGGTATCGGTGCAGGCCCGGCCCCAGCCCAACGGCGACGAGGTGGTGCTGCTGGAAGACGTGCGCCGGGAGTTGAAAAGTGGCCCCGATGCTCACCTGCGGCCCGAAGCCCTGGTGCTGCGCACCCTACCCAACCATAAAAGCAAGCGTAGCCGGCAGTACTCGGGTACCAACCCTACCTACCTGGAGCCCGCCCTGTCGGAGTATCTGGCCGCTCACCACATCGAGCACCTGCTGCTGGATTTGCCCAGCGTGGACCGGGAAGAGGACGGCGGGCAGCTGCTGGCGCACCACGCCTTCTGGCAGTACCCAGCGGCCACCCGCACTGCGGCCACCATCACGGAGCTCATCTTCGTACCCGACGAGGTGGAGGATGGCCTCTACCTGCTCAACCTGCAGGTTACAAGCCTGACGCTGGATGCCAGCCCCAGCAAGCCCATCCTGTACGCGTTGTATAGTGGTGGGTAG